The sequence CCCCTCCAGAACAAGGTTCAGTATCTGTGCTCTCTTCGCTTCTCGCTCGGTCAAATGTAGTCCTCTCATGGACTGACATATTCACTGAGCAGTTACCTACTGACAATATCACTGAGCAAAGACACACCTCCTCTGTAGTTATTGTAACCTGCCCCCTTACCCCCTATACTACCCGCGAAATATTCGTGGAGGAGCAACTGTGGTGTCGAAACCTGTGAACATCCCCGGAATTGCGACCGTAAAGGCGACTGAGATCGCGCCGCCGCCTACGTGGGCGCTTCTGGAGCGGAAGCTCATGAGCCTTATGGAGCAGGCCGCGTACCTCGTCATCGAGAAGTACACGGAGAAGGGCGGAGTGCCGTACTACGCCGACGACGTGGACGACCTGTACGAGCTGTTCTTCAACTGGAGCCTGTTCTACGCCATCGGCGGGGACGAGAAGATTTACGACCTGGCCCTCCAGGAATGGAACGCCGTCACCCGCTACTGCGACGACCGGAATGAGCCGGACACCGGCAAGCGGCACATCCGCAAGAAGACGACTCCGGTCACCAAGCAGATCCACAACGAGTACTACAACAAGAACGCCGTCCTGTACACGAAGACCAAGGCCAGCGGGGCCGAGTGGCACCACATGTCGGAGGGCAACCAGGCATTCTACAACCTCGGCCTGGGAGACCCGACGATCTCAGAGAACGTGCGCAGGGCCAAACGCTTCGCCGCGATGTACATGGATGAGGACCCAGAGGCGCCTAACTACGACCCGAAATACAAGCTCATCAAGTCTCCCATGCAGAGCAGCCAGGGCCCGTACTGGGAGGCCAACCTGGAGCAGGTGAAGGCGTTCCTACACGGCGGCAAGGGCGAGGGAGCGGAGTGGAAGCCCAAGCCAATGGGCACCCGCGCGTCGCTCTACGGCGCGGTCAAGGACCTGGAGATGGGCTGGTGGGACAACCCCAGGCGGGCGAAGGAGGTCATCGACCTCTTCAACAAGGTCGTCATGATGGGCGATTCGCCGAACAACCTCACGGTGACTTCGCTCCTTTCCACCGCGTACCTGTACACGGGCGACAACCGCTACAAGCAGTGGGTGCTGGACTACGTGCAGGTCTGGATGGACCGCATCAAGCAGAACAAGGGCATCATCCCGGACAACGTGGGCCTGACCGGCAAGATCGGCGAGTACCGCGAGGGCGTCTGGTGGGGCTCGCTCTACGGCTGGAACCACTACCAGGGTTTCAACGTGATCTTCCACGGCATCAGCTGCGCGGCGGAGAACGCAGTCATGCTCTCCGGCGACTACGGCTACCTTGAGCTGCTGCGCTCTCAGATCAAGGTGATGCTGGACGCGGGCATCAAGAAGGACGGCCAGCTCCTTGTGCCGTGGCGCTACGGCAAGGACGGATGGGACCTGAAGGGCGACCGCGATCTCAGCCAGGTGGGCCCCACGCCGTACCGCATGCAGGAACTCGCGCACCTGTACCACGCCTCGATGTCGCCCCAGGACTACGAGCTGATCGACTACGTTCGCTCCAACGACAAAATGCGTGACTGGAACGATGTTGGCGATATCCCACACGAGAAGAACTATGGCGAGACCGAGCTGGCGCGCTTCAACTACTATGACGGCAAGAACCCGGACTGGCCCGTGAAGATCCTGTCCCAGGACTACCACGAGGCGCTGAAGGGCTACGACAAGGCGCTCAACGACAACCGCTCTGTGGACGAGCTGATCGCTGCTAACTACGCGCCGCAGATGGTCGTCTTCACCAAGGGCCTGACGCAGGTCACGATGGGCTCGCCGCAGACGGTCTACAACGGCGGTATCCTGCGCGCGCAGGTGCGTTATTTCGATGCGGACAAGTCGCGGCCCGGTCTGCCCTCGGACGTGTCCGCCTTTGTTGACGAGCTCAAGCCGGACAGGACCGGAATCCAGCTCGTCAACCTGAGCCGGGGCGAGACGCGCAACGTCATTGTGCAGGCCGGCGCTTTCGGCGAGCACAGCTTCACCGAGGTCCGTGTCCGAGAGAAGGGCAAGGACGGCGTCACGGCCTTCCCGGTCCACGGTAAGTATTTCCAGGTGCAGCTGCCGCCTTCCACGAGCATCCGCGTGGAGGCCGGCATGAAGCGCTTCTGCAATACACCGTCGTTCGCGTTCCCGTGGCATGGGGAGAAAATCCCGGTGCCGTTCCAGTAGTGGGGCAGTGGGCAGTCAGCAGTGGGCAGTCGGCCAATCCAAAAACCGGGAAATACCAATACCGAAACGAAGGAGTATCTATGCGGAGCACTGGGTCCAAGAATGCGAAGTACAAAGTTGCGGTCATAGGTTGCGGGAGCCATGGCACGCGGCTGGCGCGGGCGTTCGACCTCAATCCGCTCACCGAGGTTGTGGTCGGAGTGAACCGCGGCCAGGAGGGGCTGGACCTCTTCTGCAAGCGCTTCAACGCGCGCGGGTACAACGACTACAAGGAGATGCTCAAGAAAGAGAAGTTCGACATCGCGCTTCTCGGCCTGCCGGTGAACATCAACGCCGAGGTCGTAGTCGCCTGCGCGAATAAGCCCGGCGTCAAGGGAATCATGAGCGAGAAGCCGGTCGCCGTCAGCCTGGCGGAGGCCGACGCGGCCGTGCAGGCCTGCGAAAAGGCCGGCATCCCTTGGAGCGCAGGCGACATGTTCCGCAACTCCCCGGAGATATGGTCGGCCCGCCGCCTGGTGGAAGCGGGAGAGATCGGCGAGATTGAGACGATCAACGTCTACGGCGCGGGCGGCAACCAGATGTCAGGGCAGGGGTGTCGCCAGCTCACAGAGCTCTTCATGTTCGCCAAGGACGCTGAGCTGGACTGGGCCGTCGGCTCAGTCGGCGGCGACCCGGCGGACAGGGAGATCGGCCGCATCGACCAGTGGAGCGACAACGACCAGGACATCCAGTTCGGGTTCGTACAGTTCAAGAACGGGCCCACGGCCCATATCCACAAGAACACCGTCATCAAGGACGGCGTAGAGGTCATCGGCACCAAGGGCTCCATTTACATTAACCAGAACCGCGTCGGCGGCGTCTGGCACGCGGAGGGACGCAAGACCCAGATGGCCGGGAGCTTCTTCCCGTACCCTGACACCGCTAACGTATCCCTTTTGACCAACTACGACTCGGAAGGGTGGGAGGTCCAGCGTACCCGCCTGACCGAGAGCGTGGACGCTTTTGTCGAGTCCGTGGACAAGGGCGTCCCGTCGAAGTGCAGCGGGAACGACCTTCGCAAGGCGCTGGAACTGGCCATCGGCATCCGCGAGTCGCACCGCCGCGGCATCACTCCCGTGAAGTTCCCGCTGGAGGATCGCAGCCTCAAGATTATACCTTCGGCGCGCCGCATGGTCGGGCGCCGCATCTCGGAGAGCACAGACTCATTCCTCAAGAGCATTAAGAACCATAAGAAGGAAGTCGTCGCCAAATAGCCATCGGTTAATGAAGGCACCACCATATCTCTGAAAGGAGAGCACCTATGCGGAGCACCAGGCCCAAGAATGCGAAGTACAGGGTTGCCGTTATCGGTTGCGGGAGCCATGGCACGCGGCTGGCGCGCGCGTTCGACCTGAACCCGCTGACTGAGGTTGTGGCCGGTGTTAACCGGGGGCAGGACGGGTTGGACCTGTTCTGCAAGCGCTTCAACGCGCGCGGGTACAACGACTACCGCGAGATGCTCAAGAAAGAGAGATTCGACATCGCCCTTCTGGGACTGCCGGTGAACGTTAACGCCGAGGTGGTCGTCGCCTGCGCGGAGTACGGCGTAAAGGGAATCTTCTCAGAAAAGCCCATCGCGCTGTCCCTTGCCGAGGCTGACGCCGCCGTCGAGGCTTGCGCGAAGCGCGGCATCCCCTGGGGCGCTGGCGATATGTTCCGCAACGACCCCGAAATCTGGACCGCCAAACGGCTGGTGGACTCCGGGGACATCGGCGAGATTGAGTCGATCAACGTCTACGGCGCCGGCGGCAACCAGATGTCCGGCCAGGGCTGCCGCCAGATGAGCGAGCTCCTGCTCTTCGCCGGCGACGGGCCGGTCGACTGGGTCCTGGGCGAGACCGGCGGCGACCCGGCGGACCGCGAGCTTGGCCGCGTGGACGAGTGGAGCGACAACGATCAGGACATCGTATGGGGGATCGTGCGGTTCAAGAACGGCATCACCGCTCACGTGCACAAGAACGTCGGATCAAAAAGTGGCACCGAGGTGATCGGCTCCAAGGGCGTCCTGTACATCGGGCAGGGGAGGGTCGGGAACGTCTGGCACGTGGACGGCAAGGACCTCAAGTTCACAGGCAGCCTTTTCCCTTATCCCGACACGGCCGACGTGGCGCTAGGCACGAATTACGACTCCGAAGGGTGGGAGATACAGCGCACGCGCCTTGTCAACAGCGTGAACGCGCTCGTCGACGCCGTGGACACGGGGGCGCCCGTGCTGTGCAGCGGTGAGACGCTGCGGCAGTCGCTGGAGTTGGTGATCGCGATGCGGGAGTCGCACAGGCGCGGCATCGTTAAGGTCAACATGCCGCTGGAGGACCGCAGCCTCAAGGTTATCCCCAGCGCGCGGCGGCACGTGGGACGGCGCATTTCGGAGAGCAACGAGGCGTTCATGAAGCACATTAAGCCGCACAAGAGGGAAGTGGTTGGTAGTAAGTAGTCGGTAGTCGGCCGGAGGCAGCAGAACAAAGAGTGCGAAAGGACCAATCGATGCGGCCATTGCAGGGGAAGAAGTACAAAGTTGCGGTGATCGGTTGCGGGAGCCACGGGACGAGACTCGCGCGCGGGTTCGATGTCAACCCGCTCACTGAGGTGGTCTGCGCGGTTAACCGTGGGCAGGAGGGGCTGGACCTCTTCTGCAACCGCTTCGGCGGGATACGCGGTTACAACGACTACCGCGAGATGCTGGCGAAGGAAGACCCGGATATCGTGTGCCTGGGTTTGCCGGTCAACGTTAACCCGGAGGTGGTCATCGCCTGCTCGAAGAAGAAGAGCATCAGGGGCATCTTCAGCGAGAAGCCGATTGCCGTAAGCCTTGGCGAGGGAGATGCCGCGGTGGCGGCATGCAAGCAGGCAGGGATCCCGTGGGCGGCCGGGGACATGTTCCGCAACGACCCGGAGCTCTGGCGCGCGCGCAGGCAGGTTGAGGCCGGCGAGATCGGCAAGGTGGAAGCGATCGACATTTATGGCGCGGGCGGCAACCAGATGTCCGGCCAGGGGTGCCGCCAGTTTACAGATGCCTTCATGTTCGTGAACGACTCCGAGCTGGACTGGGCCATAGGCCAGGTGGGCGGCTGGGCCGCAGACACCGCGCTGGGGAGGATCGACGAGCACAGCGACGGCGACCAGGATATCCTGTGGGGCCACATCGGCTTCAAGAACGGCGTTGAGGCTTACGTCCACAAGAACGTCTCCACAATGAACGGAGTGCTCGTTCACGGCACCAAGGGGATGCTCTACGTGAGCCACTACAGGGTGCTCAAGTACTGGAAGAGCAATGGCCTTTACGACCTCGACTACGCCGGAAGCGGGATAGCCTTCCCGGATTCC comes from SAR202 cluster bacterium and encodes:
- a CDS encoding Gfo/Idh/MocA family oxidoreductase yields the protein MRSTRPKNAKYRVAVIGCGSHGTRLARAFDLNPLTEVVAGVNRGQDGLDLFCKRFNARGYNDYREMLKKERFDIALLGLPVNVNAEVVVACAEYGVKGIFSEKPIALSLAEADAAVEACAKRGIPWGAGDMFRNDPEIWTAKRLVDSGDIGEIESINVYGAGGNQMSGQGCRQMSELLLFAGDGPVDWVLGETGGDPADRELGRVDEWSDNDQDIVWGIVRFKNGITAHVHKNVGSKSGTEVIGSKGVLYIGQGRVGNVWHVDGKDLKFTGSLFPYPDTADVALGTNYDSEGWEIQRTRLVNSVNALVDAVDTGAPVLCSGETLRQSLELVIAMRESHRRGIVKVNMPLEDRSLKVIPSARRHVGRRISESNEAFMKHIKPHKREVVGSK
- a CDS encoding Gfo/Idh/MocA family oxidoreductase, with the translated sequence MRSTGSKNAKYKVAVIGCGSHGTRLARAFDLNPLTEVVVGVNRGQEGLDLFCKRFNARGYNDYKEMLKKEKFDIALLGLPVNINAEVVVACANKPGVKGIMSEKPVAVSLAEADAAVQACEKAGIPWSAGDMFRNSPEIWSARRLVEAGEIGEIETINVYGAGGNQMSGQGCRQLTELFMFAKDAELDWAVGSVGGDPADREIGRIDQWSDNDQDIQFGFVQFKNGPTAHIHKNTVIKDGVEVIGTKGSIYINQNRVGGVWHAEGRKTQMAGSFFPYPDTANVSLLTNYDSEGWEVQRTRLTESVDAFVESVDKGVPSKCSGNDLRKALELAIGIRESHRRGITPVKFPLEDRSLKIIPSARRMVGRRISESTDSFLKSIKNHKKEVVAK
- a CDS encoding Gfo/Idh/MocA family oxidoreductase, whose product is MRKDQSMRPLQGKKYKVAVIGCGSHGTRLARGFDVNPLTEVVCAVNRGQEGLDLFCNRFGGIRGYNDYREMLAKEDPDIVCLGLPVNVNPEVVIACSKKKSIRGIFSEKPIAVSLGEGDAAVAACKQAGIPWAAGDMFRNDPELWRARRQVEAGEIGKVEAIDIYGAGGNQMSGQGCRQFTDAFMFVNDSELDWAIGQVGGWAADTALGRIDEHSDGDQDILWGHIGFKNGVEAYVHKNVSTMNGVLVHGTKGMLYVSHYRVLKYWKSNGLYDLDYAGSGIAFPDSESIGKKTEYDADGWQVQTARLLHSVQALIDAVDKGTPVLCSGEDNLKALEAVIGIRESHRRGVTKVKFPLEDRSLKVIPYPRRMVGRRASESTEAFLKHIKDHKKAVSSG